Proteins encoded together in one Bacteroides zoogleoformans window:
- a CDS encoding long-chain fatty acid--CoA ligase → MEQERGFIDYIEQSIINNWDNNALTDYQGITLQYKDVARKIAKFHIVLESAGIRPGDKIAVCGRNSAHWAVTFLATVTYGAVIVPILHEFKADNIHNIVNHSEAKLLFVGDQVWENLNEEAMPLLVGIALLTDFNLTVCRSERLREASEHRNAIYGRRFPKNFRPEHVNYRKERSSEELAVINYTSGTTGYSKGVMLPYRSLWSNLAYCHEMLPVRPGDRMVSMLPLGHVFGMVYDFLYGFSAGAHLFFLTRMPSPKIIAQSFSEIRPRVISCVPLIVEKIIKKNILPRVDNKIGKLLLHVPIINDKIKASARKEAMEIFGGDFDEIIVGGAPFNADVERFLKQIGFPYTIAYGMTECGPIISSSRWDTLKLASCGKAASRMEVRIDSPDPANTAGEIICKGTNLMLGYYKNAEATSQIIDINGWLHTGDLATMDAEGYITVRGRSKNMLLTSSGQNIYPEEIESKLNNMPYVAESLIVLQKEKLVALIYPDFDDAFAHDMKQADIEKVMEDNRRELNLQLPAYCQITKVKIHFEEFEKTAKKSIKRFMYQEADKPVQQEG, encoded by the coding sequence ATGGAACAAGAACGCGGGTTCATTGATTATATAGAACAAAGCATTATAAACAACTGGGATAACAACGCCCTGACAGACTACCAAGGAATCACGCTGCAATATAAAGACGTAGCAAGAAAAATAGCAAAATTTCATATTGTACTGGAAAGTGCCGGCATACGGCCGGGCGACAAGATTGCCGTTTGCGGACGCAACAGCGCACATTGGGCGGTGACTTTTCTGGCTACGGTTACTTACGGTGCCGTCATTGTGCCCATCCTGCACGAATTCAAGGCCGACAATATCCATAATATCGTCAACCACTCCGAAGCCAAACTGCTGTTCGTGGGAGACCAAGTATGGGAGAATCTCAACGAGGAGGCAATGCCCTTGCTTGTGGGCATCGCATTATTGACAGACTTCAACCTCACGGTTTGCCGCAGCGAACGATTAAGAGAGGCTTCCGAACATCGCAATGCCATATACGGAAGACGCTTCCCAAAAAACTTCAGACCCGAGCATGTGAATTACCGCAAAGAGCGGTCATCCGAAGAGCTGGCCGTCATCAACTACACTTCGGGCACAACGGGCTATTCCAAAGGAGTGATGCTCCCCTACCGCAGCCTTTGGTCCAACCTGGCCTATTGCCACGAGATGCTGCCTGTGCGCCCCGGAGACCGCATGGTGTCCATGTTGCCTTTAGGGCATGTCTTCGGCATGGTATATGACTTCCTGTACGGCTTCTCGGCCGGTGCGCACCTGTTTTTCCTCACCCGCATGCCGTCGCCCAAAATCATAGCCCAATCGTTCTCGGAAATCAGGCCACGCGTCATATCGTGCGTGCCGCTCATTGTGGAGAAGATTATCAAAAAGAACATTCTGCCACGTGTGGACAATAAGATAGGCAAATTGTTGCTGCACGTACCCATCATCAACGACAAGATAAAAGCTTCCGCCCGCAAAGAGGCCATGGAAATATTCGGAGGTGATTTTGACGAAATCATTGTGGGTGGCGCCCCGTTCAATGCCGATGTAGAGCGCTTCCTCAAGCAAATAGGATTCCCCTACACCATTGCATACGGCATGACGGAATGCGGCCCCATCATCAGCTCGAGCCGCTGGGACACGCTGAAGCTTGCCTCGTGCGGTAAAGCCGCCAGCCGCATGGAAGTCAGGATAGACTCTCCTGACCCTGCAAACACTGCCGGTGAAATTATTTGCAAAGGCACCAACCTGATGTTGGGCTACTACAAAAACGCCGAAGCGACTTCGCAAATCATCGACATAAACGGATGGCTGCACACGGGCGACCTTGCAACAATGGATGCCGAAGGATACATCACCGTAAGGGGGCGCAGCAAAAACATGCTTCTCACCTCCAGCGGACAGAATATCTATCCTGAAGAAATCGAAAGCAAACTGAACAACATGCCCTATGTGGCGGAATCGCTCATCGTACTTCAGAAGGAAAAGCTGGTGGCACTTATCTATCCGGACTTTGACGATGCTTTTGCGCACGACATGAAACAAGCGGACATTGAAAAGGTGATGGAAGACAACCGTCGTGAGCTGAACCTCCAACTGCCTGCCTACTGCCAGATAACAAAAGTCAAGATACACTTTGAGGAATTTGAAAAGACTGCCAAGAAAAGCATCAAGCGGTTTATGTATCAAGAAGCAGACAAACCGGTTCAACAAGAGGGGTAG
- a CDS encoding isochorismate synthase: protein MIDKETNKLQAVDALIERKQPFAVFRLPEETVPRLLTQEEGTVRLIYDLKDLNGQKGFVIAPFHVSETCPIVLIRPDRQEALPDEDRKESKERVLEMQRQERFQTSPTEEYTACFQSFIGALWHRRFDKLVLSRHFTIESPPGFSPSSAFQAACRQYVHSYIYLCYTPQTGIWLGSTPEIILSGERNEWNTVALAGTQPLQDDKLPQTWDEKNKKEQEYVTSYIRRQFRSLNIRFTENGPYPVYAGTLSHLKTDFGFSLKDNKGLGDLLKVLHPTPAICGLPKEEAYRFILENEGYDRRYYSGFIGWLNPDGKTDLYVNLRCMHIEDEQLTLYAGGGLLASSELNDEWIETEKKMQTMKRLTVMPLNS, encoded by the coding sequence ATGATTGACAAAGAAACTAATAAATTGCAAGCTGTCGATGCACTTATTGAGCGTAAACAGCCGTTCGCCGTCTTCCGCCTTCCGGAAGAGACTGTTCCCCGTCTGCTGACGCAGGAGGAAGGAACAGTGCGCCTGATATACGATTTGAAGGACTTGAATGGACAGAAAGGATTTGTCATCGCTCCGTTCCATGTCAGTGAGACATGTCCGATTGTGTTAATACGCCCCGACCGGCAAGAAGCATTGCCTGACGAAGATCGGAAAGAAAGCAAGGAAAGAGTGCTGGAAATGCAAAGACAAGAAAGGTTTCAGACTTCGCCCACAGAGGAATATACAGCCTGCTTTCAGTCTTTCATCGGTGCTTTGTGGCATAGGAGGTTCGACAAATTAGTACTTTCGAGGCACTTCACTATTGAAAGTCCACCGGGCTTCTCCCCCTCATCGGCTTTTCAGGCTGCTTGCAGGCAATACGTCCATTCATACATCTATTTATGCTATACTCCACAGACCGGCATATGGTTGGGAAGCACCCCGGAAATCATTTTATCGGGCGAAAGAAATGAATGGAACACGGTTGCCCTGGCGGGTACGCAACCTCTGCAAGACGACAAATTGCCACAGACATGGGATGAGAAAAACAAGAAGGAACAGGAGTATGTCACCTCTTACATTCGTCGGCAGTTCCGTTCATTGAATATCCGGTTTACGGAAAACGGCCCTTACCCCGTCTATGCCGGCACATTGTCGCATCTGAAAACGGATTTCGGGTTTTCTTTAAAAGACAACAAAGGATTGGGCGATTTGTTGAAAGTGTTGCACCCCACGCCTGCCATATGCGGATTGCCGAAAGAAGAGGCTTATCGGTTCATTTTGGAAAACGAAGGATATGACCGCCGCTACTATTCCGGTTTCATCGGTTGGCTGAATCCCGACGGTAAGACCGATCTATATGTGAATCTACGCTGCATGCATATCGAAGACGAGCAACTGACCCTGTATGCAGGCGGCGGACTGCTGGCTTCTTCAGAATTGAACGACGAATGGATAGAGACGGAAAAGAAGATGCAAACCATGAAACGGCTCACAGTGATGCCTCTTAATTCATAA
- the menD gene encoding 2-succinyl-5-enolpyruvyl-6-hydroxy-3-cyclohexene-1-carboxylic-acid synthase, which produces MYTDKKNILQLVALLKAHGITKVVLCPGSRNAPIVHTLSNHSHFTCYAMTDERSAGYFAIGLALNGGQPAAICCTSGTALLNLHPAVAEAYYQHVPLVIISADRPGAWIGQMDGQTVPQPEVFRTLVKKSVNLPEIHTDEDEWYCNRLINEALLETNHHGKGPVHINIPISEPLFRFTTEPLPEVRVITRYHGLNIYDRDYNTLIDRMNKYRKRMVIVGQMNLIYLFEKRYTKLLYKHFAWLTEHIGNRTTPGIPIKNFDTAIYAMSEEKAVQMAPELLITYGGHIVSKRLKQFLRRNPPKEHWHVSADGEVADLYGALTTVIEMDPFEFLEKIAGLLDNQTPEYPRMWENDCKTIAEPEFAYSEMAAIGALIKALPESCALHLANSSVIRYAQFYTLPSTVEVCCNRGTSGIDGSLSTAIGYAAVSDKLNFVAIGDLSFFYDMNALWNTNVRPNLRILLLNNGGGEIFRTLPGPDMSDSSYKYITAAHETSAKGWAEECGFLYLRVDNEEQLPEAMKTFAQPEAMEQPVLLEVFTDKNEDVRMLKDYYHQLK; this is translated from the coding sequence ATGTACACAGACAAGAAGAACATACTTCAACTGGTGGCGTTGCTCAAAGCACACGGAATAACAAAAGTGGTTCTGTGTCCGGGCAGTCGCAATGCTCCCATCGTGCATACGCTGTCCAACCACTCGCATTTCACTTGTTATGCGATGACGGACGAGCGAAGTGCCGGCTACTTTGCCATAGGCCTTGCCTTGAACGGAGGCCAACCCGCCGCCATCTGCTGCACCTCGGGCACTGCATTGCTGAATCTTCATCCGGCCGTGGCGGAAGCCTATTATCAGCATGTTCCTTTGGTGATTATCTCTGCTGACCGACCGGGGGCTTGGATAGGACAGATGGACGGACAAACCGTTCCACAGCCGGAAGTGTTCCGGACGCTGGTGAAAAAATCAGTCAACCTCCCGGAGATTCATACCGATGAGGATGAATGGTATTGCAACCGCCTGATAAACGAGGCCTTGCTTGAGACCAATCATCATGGGAAGGGGCCTGTACATATCAACATCCCGATATCGGAACCCCTGTTCCGGTTCACAACGGAGCCCCTGCCGGAAGTGCGCGTCATCACCCGCTATCATGGATTGAATATCTACGACCGTGACTACAACACCCTGATTGACCGGATGAACAAATACAGGAAACGGATGGTCATTGTGGGACAAATGAACCTGATTTATCTGTTTGAAAAGAGATACACCAAGCTGCTATACAAGCACTTCGCGTGGTTGACCGAGCATATCGGTAACCGTACGACCCCGGGAATTCCGATAAAGAATTTCGATACGGCAATTTATGCCATGTCCGAAGAAAAGGCCGTTCAAATGGCTCCCGAACTGCTGATCACCTATGGCGGACACATCGTTTCCAAACGGCTGAAGCAGTTTCTCCGCCGCAATCCGCCCAAAGAACATTGGCATGTATCGGCCGATGGTGAAGTAGCCGACCTCTATGGTGCACTGACCACCGTGATTGAGATGGATCCGTTTGAGTTTCTGGAAAAGATAGCCGGATTGCTGGACAACCAAACTCCCGAATATCCTCGTATGTGGGAGAATGATTGCAAAACGATTGCCGAACCGGAATTTGCTTATTCGGAAATGGCGGCTATCGGTGCCCTGATAAAGGCTTTGCCCGAATCGTGCGCCCTGCATCTGGCAAACAGTTCGGTGATTCGTTATGCCCAGTTCTACACGCTGCCTTCCACGGTCGAAGTTTGCTGCAACCGGGGCACGAGCGGTATTGACGGTTCGCTTTCCACAGCCATCGGCTATGCGGCAGTTTCAGACAAGCTGAACTTCGTGGCCATAGGAGATTTGAGTTTCTTCTACGACATGAATGCCTTGTGGAATACCAACGTCCGCCCCAACCTGCGCATCCTTCTGCTGAACAATGGCGGAGGGGAGATTTTCCGGACATTGCCCGGACCGGATATGTCGGACTCCTCGTATAAATATATCACGGCCGCTCATGAGACATCTGCCAAAGGTTGGGCAGAAGAGTGCGGTTTTCTTTATCTGCGCGTGGACAACGAAGAACAGTTGCCGGAAGCGATGAAGACCTTTGCACAACCGGAAGCCATGGAGCAGCCTGTTCTGCTGGAAGTATTTACTGACAAGAACGAAGATGTCCGGATGTTGAAGGATTATTATCACCAATTAAAATAA
- the menB gene encoding 1,4-dihydroxy-2-naphthoyl-CoA synthase, translated as MSTKREWTTIREYEDILFDYYNGIARITINRERYRNAFTPTTTAEMSDALRICREETDIDVIVITGAGDKAFCSGGDQNVKGRGGYIGKDGVPRLSVLDVQKQIRSIPKPVIAAVNGYAIGGGHVLHVVCDLSIASTNAIFGQTGPRVGSFDAGFGASYLARVVGQKKAREIWFLCRKYNAQEALEMGLVNKVVPPEQLEDEYVQWAEEMMMLSPLALRMIKAGLNAELDGQAGIQELAGDATLLYYLTDEAQEGKNAFLEKRKPNFKQYPKFP; from the coding sequence ATGTCAACAAAAAGAGAATGGACAACCATCAGAGAATATGAGGATATCCTGTTCGATTACTATAATGGAATTGCCCGCATCACAATTAACCGCGAACGTTACCGAAACGCGTTTACACCGACCACTACCGCCGAAATGAGCGACGCTTTGCGCATTTGCCGTGAAGAAACGGATATTGACGTGATTGTCATCACGGGTGCCGGAGACAAGGCATTCTGTTCGGGTGGCGACCAGAATGTGAAAGGACGTGGAGGTTACATCGGCAAAGACGGCGTGCCCCGCCTGAGCGTACTGGATGTACAGAAGCAGATTCGCAGCATCCCGAAGCCGGTGATTGCAGCCGTGAACGGCTATGCCATTGGCGGTGGACATGTGCTCCATGTGGTTTGCGACTTGTCTATTGCCTCCACAAATGCCATCTTCGGTCAGACCGGCCCTCGCGTGGGTAGTTTCGATGCCGGATTCGGCGCATCTTATCTGGCACGTGTGGTAGGTCAGAAAAAGGCGCGCGAAATCTGGTTCCTATGCCGTAAATACAATGCGCAGGAAGCATTGGAAATGGGATTGGTGAATAAAGTGGTGCCCCCTGAGCAATTGGAGGATGAGTATGTGCAATGGGCGGAAGAGATGATGATGCTCAGCCCGCTGGCACTACGCATGATTAAGGCCGGGCTGAACGCCGAATTGGATGGACAGGCAGGTATTCAAGAGTTGGCAGGTGACGCCACATTGCTTTATTATCTGACAGACGAGGCGCAGGAAGGCAAGAATGCTTTCTTGGAGAAACGCAAACCGAACTTCAAACAGTATCCGAAGTTTCCTTAA
- a CDS encoding o-succinylbenzoate synthase produces MDCRIKIIPRVLHFKEPAGTSRGTYSTRKVWHLHFTSSAFPNRVGIGECAPLPQLSCDDVPNYEDVLQDACRQVEERGGILDTDALRDYPSILFGLETAIRHHHTGNWGLWDTAFSRGEAGIPINGLIWMGNFNEMLVRIEAKMKAGFRCIKLKIGAIDFEEELALLRHIRTHFSSKEIELRVDANGAFSPTDATEKLKRLSELDLHSIEQPIRAGQWEEMARLTSESPLPIALDEELIGCNTPAEKRKLLAAIQPQYIILKPSLHGGIAGGNEWIEEAGRQQIGWWITSALESNIGLNAIAQWCATYDNPLPQGLGTGLLFTDNVEMPLEIRKDCLWFCTQQDSQKKIQ; encoded by the coding sequence ATGGATTGCAGAATTAAAATAATCCCCCGGGTGCTTCATTTCAAAGAACCTGCCGGTACTTCGCGAGGGACGTATTCTACCCGCAAAGTATGGCATCTCCATTTCACCTCTTCCGCGTTTCCGAACCGGGTGGGAATAGGAGAATGCGCTCCTCTGCCCCAACTTAGTTGCGACGATGTACCCAATTACGAGGATGTGCTGCAAGATGCCTGCCGGCAAGTGGAAGAGCGAGGCGGCATCCTCGATACCGACGCTTTGCGCGATTATCCTTCCATCCTTTTCGGACTGGAGACAGCCATCCGCCATCATCACACGGGCAATTGGGGCTTATGGGATACCGCCTTCTCTCGCGGTGAAGCGGGAATACCCATCAACGGACTCATCTGGATGGGGAATTTCAATGAAATGCTTGTCCGGATAGAAGCGAAAATGAAGGCGGGGTTCCGTTGCATCAAACTTAAGATCGGAGCCATCGATTTTGAAGAAGAGCTGGCTTTGCTTCGCCATATCCGCACTCATTTCTCGTCCAAAGAGATAGAACTGCGCGTAGATGCAAACGGCGCCTTCTCTCCCACCGACGCCACGGAGAAACTGAAACGACTTTCCGAGCTGGACCTGCATTCCATTGAACAACCCATCCGGGCGGGACAATGGGAAGAGATGGCCCGGCTGACTTCCGAATCTCCTTTACCTATAGCCTTGGATGAAGAGTTGATAGGATGCAATACCCCGGCTGAGAAACGGAAACTACTTGCTGCCATTCAGCCTCAATATATCATCCTCAAGCCGTCTCTTCATGGTGGAATAGCCGGTGGAAACGAGTGGATTGAAGAAGCCGGAAGACAACAAATCGGTTGGTGGATTACATCGGCTCTGGAGTCGAACATCGGGTTGAATGCCATTGCCCAGTGGTGCGCCACCTACGACAATCCGTTACCTCAAGGATTGGGCACGGGATTACTCTTCACCGACAACGTGGAAATGCCTCTCGAGATAAGGAAGGATTGTTTGTGGTTCTGTACACAACAAGATTCTCAAAAAAAGATTCAATGA
- a CDS encoding AMP-binding protein, giving the protein MIYDRKKQHLLLDGSVYTPEEISRHVAEGTEKDPSAIRDLFLFLNEWFNDSPVITVHTSGSTGTPKELAANKDRMMQSARLTCEYLNLQQGDTALLCMNLRHIGAMMMVVRSLVASLNLVVRPASAHPLAAEIPGSLKFAAMVPLQVYHTLQIPEEKERLERTEILIIGGSAVDEDLEAEIKSLPTAVYSTYGMTETLSHIALRRLNGSSASGHYHPFSSVKLSLSSEGTLIIEAPLVCNEILQTNDIAHIYPDGSFSISGRKDNVINSGGIKIQTEEIEKKLRSLISAPFAVTSIPDRRLGQALVLLVAGSPDVKEIKDKLPAMLESYHRPKHIFMTASIPQTENGKTDRAGCRTLALQEFELMEQKAIIQSPINS; this is encoded by the coding sequence ATGATATACGACCGGAAAAAACAACATTTACTGCTCGATGGAAGCGTGTACACTCCTGAAGAAATAAGCAGGCATGTGGCTGAAGGAACTGAAAAAGACCCTTCTGCCATACGAGATTTATTTCTTTTCTTGAACGAATGGTTCAATGACTCTCCCGTCATTACGGTTCATACCTCCGGCTCTACGGGTACGCCCAAAGAACTGGCTGCAAACAAAGACCGGATGATGCAAAGCGCACGCCTGACTTGTGAATACCTGAACCTTCAACAGGGCGACACCGCTCTGCTGTGCATGAACCTCCGCCACATCGGTGCCATGATGATGGTGGTACGCTCTCTGGTGGCAAGCTTGAATTTGGTGGTGCGCCCTGCTTCTGCTCATCCGCTGGCCGCGGAAATACCGGGCTCTTTGAAGTTTGCCGCCATGGTACCCTTACAAGTTTATCATACGCTTCAAATCCCCGAAGAAAAGGAACGATTGGAAAGGACGGAAATTTTAATTATAGGAGGTAGTGCAGTCGATGAAGATCTGGAAGCAGAAATAAAGTCACTTCCCACAGCAGTCTATTCCACCTATGGCATGACCGAGACGTTATCGCACATTGCTCTGCGCCGCCTCAACGGTAGTTCTGCCTCCGGCCATTATCACCCCTTTTCATCAGTGAAGCTCTCTCTCTCCAGTGAAGGCACACTGATAATCGAAGCCCCCTTGGTCTGTAATGAAATCTTACAAACCAATGATATCGCCCACATCTATCCCGACGGAAGTTTCAGCATTTCGGGACGGAAAGATAATGTGATAAACAGTGGCGGAATCAAGATTCAGACAGAGGAAATAGAAAAGAAGCTACGTTCCCTGATTTCTGCCCCATTTGCAGTCACTTCTATTCCCGACCGACGTTTGGGGCAGGCTTTGGTCTTACTGGTTGCAGGTAGCCCGGATGTAAAAGAGATAAAAGATAAATTGCCGGCAATGCTCGAATCCTACCATCGCCCCAAACATATCTTTATGACAGCCTCCATTCCACAAACCGAGAATGGGAAAACGGACCGTGCCGGATGTCGCACTTTGGCATTACAAGAATTTGAACTGATGGAGCAGAAAGCAATTATTCAATCCCCAATAAATTCATAA
- a CDS encoding alanyl-tRNA editing protein, with protein MEQQIQLNEHNKQKHPPMHTAEHIINQTMIRLFGCGRSVSAHIERKKSKLDYQLAVCPTEEEVKRLEDAVNEVITRQLPVTTTFITQEEAQGRFDMQRLPDHASETVRIVKVGDYDECLCIGTHVANTSEIGRFKIISHDWDEETKRWRMRFKLV; from the coding sequence ATGGAACAACAAATTCAACTTAACGAGCATAATAAGCAGAAGCACCCTCCCATGCACACAGCCGAACATATCATCAATCAAACCATGATAAGGCTATTTGGGTGCGGCCGCTCTGTATCGGCACACATCGAACGAAAAAAAAGTAAACTGGATTATCAGCTTGCGGTATGCCCCACCGAAGAAGAGGTGAAGAGGCTGGAAGATGCCGTCAACGAAGTAATCACCAGACAACTGCCCGTGACGACAACATTCATCACGCAAGAAGAGGCACAAGGACGCTTCGACATGCAACGGCTGCCCGACCATGCCTCAGAAACAGTGCGCATCGTAAAGGTGGGCGATTACGACGAATGCCTCTGCATAGGCACGCACGTGGCAAATACGTCAGAAATAGGTAGATTTAAAATCATCAGTCACGACTGGGACGAAGAGACCAAACGTTGGCGAATGCGTTTCAAATTAGTATGA
- a CDS encoding HdeD family acid-resistance protein, translated as MKGLSYSFLRAICALVIGLILVMFPDKAGDYLVITIGVVFLVPSLISIIGYFVQSAEMRFRFPIEGVGSLLFGAWLIIMPDFFADLLTFVLGFILVMGGVQQIASLFTARRWMPVPGGFYAVPVLILLAGLIALFNPTGVRSTAFIIIGVSSLVYAASELLNWFKFMRRRPKEPGTSIKKPADIEDAEIID; from the coding sequence ATGAAAGGATTAAGTTATTCTTTTTTGCGTGCGATATGCGCGCTGGTGATTGGCCTGATATTGGTGATGTTTCCCGATAAGGCCGGAGATTATCTTGTGATTACGATAGGCGTGGTCTTTTTGGTGCCTTCGCTCATCAGTATCATAGGCTATTTTGTGCAGTCGGCCGAGATGCGGTTCCGTTTTCCGATTGAAGGAGTGGGTAGCCTGCTGTTCGGTGCATGGCTCATCATCATGCCCGATTTCTTTGCAGATTTGCTGACTTTTGTGTTGGGGTTCATCCTCGTGATGGGCGGGGTACAGCAAATAGCATCGCTTTTCACCGCCCGCCGTTGGATGCCCGTGCCGGGAGGATTCTATGCGGTGCCCGTATTGATTCTGCTTGCCGGGCTGATTGCATTGTTCAACCCCACGGGGGTGCGCTCCACGGCGTTTATCATCATCGGTGTCAGCAGTTTGGTATATGCGGCTTCGGAACTCTTGAACTGGTTTAAATTCATGCGCCGCCGTCCTAAAGAGCCGGGGACTTCCATAAAGAAGCCGGCCGATATAGAAGATGCTGAGATTATCGACTGA
- a CDS encoding anthranilate synthase component II, protein MKIVIIDNYDSFTYNLAHLVKELGTETYVLRNDRFRLEELQPYDKIILSPGPGLPREAGLLPDVIRTYAGQKPILGVCLGEQAIGEAFGAKLINLSNVFHGVQTEIAVRGEDAPEENSSFITHRSLPAPDYLFNGLPSTIFVGRYHSWVVHTEDFPQELAVTAISPEGQIMALKHRKYDVRGIQFHPESVLTPDGKKIMDNWLKKV, encoded by the coding sequence ATGAAAATAGTAATCATAGACAATTATGACTCTTTCACCTACAATCTGGCACATCTGGTGAAAGAACTCGGCACAGAAACATACGTGCTGCGCAACGACCGATTCCGCCTCGAAGAATTACAGCCGTATGACAAAATCATACTCTCGCCCGGGCCCGGCCTTCCCCGCGAAGCCGGATTGCTGCCCGACGTCATCCGCACATACGCCGGACAAAAACCGATACTCGGCGTCTGCTTGGGAGAACAAGCCATCGGGGAAGCGTTCGGAGCAAAGCTCATCAATCTGAGCAACGTCTTTCACGGTGTGCAGACCGAAATAGCGGTCAGAGGAGAAGATGCTCCCGAAGAAAACTCATCGTTCATCACTCACCGTTCATTGCCGGCTCCCGATTATCTCTTTAACGGCCTGCCCTCCACCATCTTTGTGGGGCGCTACCATTCTTGGGTGGTTCACACCGAAGATTTTCCCCAAGAACTGGCCGTCACTGCCATCAGTCCCGAAGGGCAAATCATGGCGTTGAAGCACCGGAAATATGACGTCCGTGGCATCCAGTTCCACCCAGAGTCCGTGCTGACACCCGATGGCAAAAAAATCATGGATAACTGGCTGAAAAAGGTATAA